AGCAATTCATTGCAACTGTCAAAGCTATGGAACCAACCTTTGGCGGCATCAACCTTGAAGACATTAAAGCACCAGAGTGTTTCTACATTGAAGAAACACTGAAGCGTGAGATGGATATTCCGGTTTTCCATGACGATCAGCACGGTACTGCTGTAATTTCCGGCGCAGCCATCATCAACGCTTGCGAAATTACCAACCGCAACATCGAAAAGCTGAAGGTTGTCGTTGTCGGCGCTGGTGCTGCTGGCATCGCGTGTTCAAAATTTTATGTAGAGCTTGGTGTGAAACGCGAGAACATCTTTATGTTCGACTCCCGCGGACTTATCTACACCGGACGCGACGGGCTTAACGAATACAAAGCCGAATTTGCACAGGATAAAAACTACGGAACACTTGAAGAAGTGCTTAAAGGCGCAGACTGCTTCCTTGGTCTTTCCGTCAAAAACTTGCTCTCCAAAGATATGGTTGCCTCTATGGCTGACCAGCCTATCATCTTTGCAATGGCAAACCCTGACCCAGAAATCCCGTACCCGGATGCGAAAGAAGCATCACCGGAATGCATTATGGGCACAGGTCGTTCAGACTTCCCGAACCAGATCAACAACGTATCCGGCTTCCCATACATCTTCCGCGGCGCACTGGATACTTGTGCAACAGAAATCAACGAAGCAATGAAAATTGCTGCTGCTACCGCTCTTGCCAAGCTTGCAAAAGAACCAGTGCCGCAATCCATCTGCGATGCATACGGCGTAGAGTCTCTGACATACGGCACTGATTACGTTATCCCAAAACCGCTCGACCCACGCATTCTTGAATGGGTTGTACCGGAAGTAGCAAAAGCTGCTATGGACACCGGCGTTGCACGCCATAGCATTGAAGATTTTGATGCATACAAAAAAGAGCTTACAGCACGACTGGACGCTTCCCACAAGCGCGTCGATGCGTTTGTAAAAAGCTATTAGTCAACGTAAGATTTAGTATAGCATCTGGACTCTGAACCATTCCAGACTTATACTGCCGGATGAACAACTAAAGCGGCGCGTCTTGTAGTCATTTCGCGCCGCTATTCTGCTTTGAATTAATCAACAAACCGGTCATTCCGGACAATTTGCTGTGGAGATAACCATGAATCTTCGATTCCAACAGGCACCAGCCGAAGAGTGGCAAGCAAACACTGTTCTCCTTTTCAATTTCAAAGGTGAAGAAGTAACCGAAAGCATTCCTAACCTCAGAGATTCTATTCCGTGGATTACCATCACCCCTGCTATTCAGGACGCAAAAGGCGAAAAGAATCAGGTTACCGTTGCATACGGTCATCCTTCTGTTCCAATGCCGCGTGCTGTTATTGTTGGTCTT
The DNA window shown above is from Halodesulfovibrio sp. and carries:
- a CDS encoding malic enzyme-like NAD(P)-binding protein gives rise to the protein MALFTKEEALEYHKSPRCGKVEVVPVKPCGSQKDLSLAYSPGVAEACKEIHATPETAALYTNRSNLVGVITDGTAVLGLGNIGPLAAKPVMEGKGVLFKTFADIDVFDINLDTKDSEQFIATVKAMEPTFGGINLEDIKAPECFYIEETLKREMDIPVFHDDQHGTAVISGAAIINACEITNRNIEKLKVVVVGAGAAGIACSKFYVELGVKRENIFMFDSRGLIYTGRDGLNEYKAEFAQDKNYGTLEEVLKGADCFLGLSVKNLLSKDMVASMADQPIIFAMANPDPEIPYPDAKEASPECIMGTGRSDFPNQINNVSGFPYIFRGALDTCATEINEAMKIAAATALAKLAKEPVPQSICDAYGVESLTYGTDYVIPKPLDPRILEWVVPEVAKAAMDTGVARHSIEDFDAYKKELTARLDASHKRVDAFVKSY